The genomic region TTGTTTAAGGCTGCAACATGACCTGTAAATTTGTGAGAAGCAATTGTGTGCATGCCCACGTGTGTGATTTATTGGCTGTAACCTCACCTGGAAATTTGTCTGCAgcgattgtgtgtgtgtgtgagtgatttTTCTTATAGTTAGGGGCTACAACATGGCCTGGAAATTTGTCAGCTGTGAGTGTGTTTTTGGGGATGTCTATACGGTTCAGGTCTGCAACATGACCTCGAAATTTGTCAGCAGCAATTGTGTGTGTGAGATATGTGTATGTGTGCACATTTGATTTGTGTATATTGTTCAGGGCTGCAACATGGCCCGGAAATTTGTCAGCAGCAATAGTGTGTATGAGAGAGAATTGTCTATTTTGTTCAGTACTGCAACATGGCCTAGAAATTAGTCAGCCAAGCGTGTGTATGTTGTCTATATTGTTCAGGGGTGCAAGATGACCTGGAAATTTGTCCACATCAATTGTGTGTGAGAGAGATTTGTATACGTGCACATGTGCGTGTGTGATTTGTCTATATTTTTCTGGGCTGGAGCATGACCTGGAAATATGTCAGCAGCAATTGACGTGGGTATGAAAGAGATTTGTCTCTATTGTCCAGGGCTGCATCATGACCTGGAAATTTGTCAGCGGCAGTAGAAATATACTTAAATTTAATGCTAGAAAATAGCAAGGAGGAAAGGAAAGAAGTGATTGCAGGGAAGTTATACAATAACGGAATATGAGTGCCTGTATATATATGAGATAACTGAAAGATATAATACCAAAAGaccaaaaacacaagaaaatgtaATATAAGTGCTATTGGTTGGATGTGCAGCTTGCAGCCTGCTGGTTGAGAGTGCAGCCATATATTTCTAATGACCCTGACAGCTAGCAGCCAATCCATTGCTGTTTCCTCACAATCAAACATTAGTAGTACTAAACTGATGAAACTACATCCATGCACTAACGAACTGCTAGCACCTTCTCCTCTTTAATCTGAAACCCTCAACATGCTTGTAATATGTATGCCAtctcttctggtgtcttctgtACGAGTGATGGAAGCCACAAATACAAACTTAGCAAACCTTTCACGCACCCAAAGATGTTCATACTCTTTGGAGGCAAATTGCAGGAAACTCCTTGTTAAACTTTTCAAAATGAGCAGTGTGTGTTCCTTATTCTTATAATCCTATCTTCTGCTCCTAAACTTCGTAGCATTGCCTTCCGTACAGAAAATATTTTCCAAACACTATCCTTTCTAAATgttttctttctctcttctttttcttttttgcatcaatgccaaaaacaaaatacaaatctTAATAGCTAACTGGGATGGCTTGAAATTTATTGGGTCAATCTGGAGTACACCGGCCCAGGATTAAGACCGACCACCACATTCCTCATGAAGATCAGATAGGCTTACAATGAAAATAAATGGGCAATCGTTAGCACAATCATTGAGTGGATGGAAATGCCTAAGAGAGCTTATGTTGCCATATTCCATATTACTAGTATAtctttacatgcaaaatattttggACAACTTGAAAATTTAACCTCCCATATTCCAGTACATGGAAATAGACACTAAACAGAAAACCCCACCTAACCGAAAAAATGGGTGCTGCTGTACATTTGTAATGGCTAGTAGCTAGCATTCATTCATAATGTCATGCGTAGTGTCACAATCTCTCTTTCTAAATCTTTCAAAAGTTTCACTTATTTCATGTCTTACCAAACTCTCGGGGTTATCATCCAATGGTTCTCATCAAACGGTACAGGTTATACGGATACCCCACAATTGCATGTTCTTGTTAACTATCACATTATTGCTGACATTCATTATGTCAGCAAGATACCCTCCTATTATTGACCTGTAcaatatattttttgttctttaGAGATTTTTCATCATGCATAATAAACTATTGAACTATTTTATAAATTCCATGAAATCCCTGGCATGCTTTACTCACATCTTACAGAGTTCTTTACATCTTTTGCATTCTGCGTTGACATATCACTATTTTTTCAAATTATGGGATGCATTTAGGATTTGAATAGTACATACATGTGTAGGAGGTTTAAATGttaaaaatgtaattttgatgaGAATTGTTGAATGTTATGGTGTGTCGAAAGTTCAAAGGAGGCAATGTCTTATCATAACTGTTGGATGTTTTGGTTTAAATATTCACTGTTTTTTGATGAGAATTGTTGAACTTAATGGCCTTTCCAAAATTAAAAGGAGGTGATGTCTAATCATAACTGTTGGATGTTATGTTTTAAATGCTTGTCACTGTTTTTTGATGAGACGTGTTGAATTTGGCCTTTCCAAAGTTCAAAAGAGGTTATGTCTAATCATAACTGTTTGTTATATGTCATGGATGAACTAttttcaatgagaattgttgaatTTTGTGGCCTCTCCAAAGATCAAATGAGTTGATGTCTAATCATAACTGTTGGATTTTACAGGAAGTGTTTGATAAAGATACCTTCACTGCAGATGACGAAATGGGTGATGCAGAAATAGATCTGCAACCTCTTGCAGCATCTGTGAGGATGCGCAAAGTCCTTAAGGGTACTCCATCAAGTACTCAAATTCGCAAGTTGGTACCCTCAAAAGACAACTACCTTGCTAAAGAGAGCTGTATCCGTTATGTTGATGGCAATATGATTCAGGAGCTGTGCTTAAGACTCCGTAATGTCGAGACAGGTGAATTGGAGATGCACCTCAAATGGATTGATCCTCCTGCTAAATTAGATGGAAAGCAGTGATTTGACACCCAACTGATAACCACATCTTGTGAGAATGGCATATTTTACAAGTATCTAACTTCCTTAATTTTAAGTATGTGTAGCGGAGTTATTCTGAGGTGCAAGGGCATATATCTCAATGCCTACAAGAATTTTTTCAGTCATTTCTTTATTACCCCAGTCGCTTGTACATATTAGAGTTTGAAATAACCTTGGTCCATTTTATTGTATGATAGTTATTAAAATCGACAGGACATGAAGTACACAAATTGTGGTCTAAATTTGATGTTTCTGCATCTGCAAAAAGCTTCTTACATTGTGCATAGTTTTGAGT from Cryptomeria japonica chromosome 3, Sugi_1.0, whole genome shotgun sequence harbors:
- the LOC131075091 gene encoding protein C2-DOMAIN ABA-RELATED 11; protein product: MGEICGVLKVRVVKGRSLAVRDIRSSDPYVVLKLGNQVAKTKVISSNLNPVWDEELTLNISTTTPRSLKVEVFDKDTFTADDEMGDAEIDLQPLAASVRMRKVLKGTPSSTQIRKLVPSKDNYLAKESCIRYVDGNMIQELCLRLRNVETGELEMHLKWIDPPAKLDGKQ